AGTTAGATTGGAGGCCATGGGAGGGATGGATTCGGGACATATTCTGAAGATAGGGAttctggggagagaaaggagaagggggtcCAAGGACAATTTGGGGGCTCTTGTGACCCCCCTTGCCTATCCATTTCTGAACACTGGGACACAGTATTCGGAGACTCTGCCCTCCTCAGGAAGCCTTGGCCGGGAGCCGCCTCCATTAGATTGCAGACTGCCCCATGTGGTCCACCCAACCCACCAGCCCAAGCCTGGGCCTGTCTCAGGTGAGGGGGAGCTCCGCTGCATCTCCATCGCCCTGCTCACCActcctggggagaggggggagcggggaggggtgggtggagagagggtggagaggaatgACTGAGAGTCGGCTCCAGAACAGTGGTGGGTCCCACGGATCCACCATGGTGGCACACAATCTCAAAAGGGGATTTAGAGGCACAGGGGCATCCGGCTGATGTCCTGCCCTAGTTTGGGTTCTCTTGGAGCTGCCACCTGGAGCCAGAGCCTGGGCGACGGTCCTTGATCTTCCGCTCTGCATCCTTTCTCTGAGCCCCTCTCGGGTCTGTCCTCCCAAGGCAGCAGTCACATTTGAGACTGGTGGCCCGGTCGGCAGTCTGCTTTGGCTGTAGCCCCCTGGGAAAAACAAGCGCAGGTTTTCTCCCAGCCAGCTGAGCTCTCCGGGTGCATGCGGAGACCGCACCAAGCCCCTGGAGGAGCCCCCAGGCCAGGGGCATCGGGTCTGGGCAGTGAGGGTCCTGCGTCCCAGCATCTCGTTCCATGTCTAGATCGGATTCTTTCCCCACATGACTTCCAAAGGGGCTCGCTCTCCCTCCAGGGATCCGGGCAGGTGAGAGCCTGGATCTCCTGCTTCCAGCACCTCTCAGCCCTCCCTCCAGGAGGCAGCGTGAAGACAGATGCGCCTGGTTTGAATCCAAGCTCTGACGCTtgcttgctctgtgaccttgggtgagtcactcactctccctgggcctcagtttccttgtctataaatgATCCAGTAATTCCTCGTTGTGAGGTTCTGTGAGGATTAAGGCCGGCGCCAGAGAATTTGAGAAAACAGCCACATGCTGAGTGCAGAGCGCAGGCTGGCAGCCCCTGGCTACCTCTGAGGGCtcccaggaggaagagagggaaatgagCAATAAGGGCTAGGGGGAGGCTGCTGAGAAGAAACCGCGGCAACAATAGGTGAGCAGAGCTGCAGGTGTTTATTCTGGGGGTCCTGACCCCAGACACCCTTACCCCACCCCACTTCCATCTCTCTCCTTGTTCCAAGCATGGAGTCCCTCAGGCCAGGCGCCAGAATCAGGAGGAAGGATGCGGCCCTGGGTGGTGGCTTCTCTGTAgtcaggggagaagggaggatgaGGCCAAGGCTGGAGCTGGAAcaagaggggagagtgggggctgTGAGGCCCAGGCCCTGGTTCTCCTGACTTCTGCACCCTGACACTCTGGCCCCAGGACTTGGCATCCCGGAGCATAGCCCTGGCACTGCTGAACAGCCCCTCACTGCTGCCTCGGTGGGGCAGCAGGTCTATGTGCCCCCCTGGgcctcccacatcccccaccaCCTGCCCCAGCCTTGAGGCAGAGGCCACCTTGTTCCCAGAAATAAGGCCGGCACTGCCCAGTGCTGCACCCACCTAGGCAGGCCCTCAGTGCTGGTCCAGGATGAGAGGCACCTGGGCGCTGTCCACCCGGGGAGGCAGCCGCTCGCCCGTGCGCACGTTGAACATGGGCAGCGTGGAGAGCGGCCTGGGCACGTCTCGGCTGGCCGCCATCTGTCGCAGCTCCTCTGTGTTCCCGCGGATGCTGCAGTGGTGCACCATCTGGATGCTGGGGGCACAGGACCGGCAGAGGCATCGGCTCTGGGAACCAGCCCCCCAAGCTTGGGGCCCAGCCTGGCACTGCCTCTGAGCCCCGCTACAGTCTCCCTACCCGTTGTTCTGTGGGGAGAGACTGACACATGTGATGGGGGGTGGGCAAACAGGAAGTTCTATGGTGCCAGCTCTGTGCTGGTGGCTGAGGCACGGGCTCTGGGTATAGGCAGCCTGGATTCAAAGCTATGTGTCCTTCACAAGGTGCTTCGCCCCTCTGCGTCTCCTCACCTGTAACATGCATGGGTCTAACAACAGAGCCTCCCCCCAGGCTGGCTGTAGGATTCAATGTGTTCGGGAAACTGCCTGGTGTCTGGTCAGAGCTTCTAAGACGCCAAGACATGGACACCCACAGTGGGCCTGCATTTCCACAGGCCGGCAGGTACTGagctttgttttctgtctttatagTCTGATGATCCTCTAGGTCCCTTCTAGCACTCAGCTCCCTCGCCTAATTCTCTCTCCCACCACTGAACCCCagtcctcctgccctcccccacccctgtctgACCTGGCAAACCTGCACCCTCCACCTTTTCCCACCTCCTAGCTTCTGTCCAAGCTGGCTCCCCGAGTCCTGCCAGGCCTTGACCGTGTTCTTTTGGCTCCTCAGACCTGTCCTCCTCTCCCTTTGTGCGTTGGCCTCTCCCACGCCACCCCAGTCAGCCCCCAGCACGAACTAGCCCCGGACACTGAGTCTCGTCTCCCTGTCCTTGTTTCAAACCAAGGCTTCCTGAGGCCTGCACCAGGCTCCACCCTCCACAGGCCTGAGTGGGCTGGCGGCCATACCCCTTGGACAGTCCTCCCTGAGCCCTGGGTCCAATTTCTTCTCAGAAGGCTCAGCCTCCTTGTCACGGGCTTGACATCTCACGGGCTTACTTCCTGCTGTCCAGGGCACGCTTTCCTTCATCCCGACAAGCAGGGCAGCACCGTGGTCAGGCATGAAGCTTGCTTTGGGTTTGAATGTGAGTTCCACTGCCTACTGGCTGTgcgaccttgagcaaattacttaacctctctgtgccactgTTTCCACGACTGTAACgcaattaaatgagttaacacaggAAAACAATGTCTCCCGATCAGCAGGTGGTAGCTATTATCACAGGGACGCTTCGGTTGCGGCTATGATCATTGGCGTTATTTTATCACGGCAACACACTTGTCCTCTAGTGAAGGGAGGCCTGATACACTTGGCCTTCAGTGGAGGAATGATTCCAATCCCTTCTACACAAACCCACCCGCATTTGTGGGGCCCGGCCTGGAGAGATCTTCCTTGACTGCCTCGTTgccaggacagacagacagcctggGCTTTTCATTACAAGCAATATAAGTGTTGGTTTCCTTAAAGGGgtggggccccaggcagggcagaagcagccctgcctgctgtgACCGATCCACCAGAGGAGGACAAGTGACGCCCACTCATGTCCAAGCCTCAGTTAGTGGACACAGGCTCCAGCTAGAGCCTGACAGATTAGACTCCAGGAAGGACTTGCCAGCTTCCTGCCCACCGGGCCGCACTCCTGGAGAGAGGAGGGCATAGTCCTGCTGGCCAACGGGAGGAGGTGGAGTCACCCTCTAAGGCTAGGGGAGGGTCAAAATGAGCTCTTGAGTCTGGAATTTGGCAAGTGGAGTTATTCAAAACACAATTTTCCATTCCCAGGCAAGGAAAGGCTATGGGGGAAAGGGAGCAAAGAAGCGCATGGATGCTGAGGGCTggaggcagccaggcaggcagtgCCGCGGTGGGGGAAGGGCTGCAGTTAATGGGCCCCCTCCCCACGCGCAGCCCCACATCTGGGTCTCATTACTTTGGCAACACACACAGGTGGGAAAATGTTCTGGGGATGTTTTTCCATAGCAGGAGCAGAAGCCAGAGCCGAGGTGCCTTTCCCCACAGTCCTCCTGCATCAGCACTTGGGCggatgaagaaacaaaggagcAGACTTCCTACACACGCGCACCCCTCCGGCACACCgccagccccgccctgccccgctcCGCCCCCTGGGCCGCAGGAGAGGGTTGCGGAGACCACGGGACTCTCCGACCAGTAGTAAATCTGACCTGGGTGAAAAGCAAGCAGCAGAATCACAATTGTTTGTGGATAATTTGAAAAGTAGTAGTCATtgttcaagcaaaaaaaaaaaatgatttcgtagaaataaatcagaaaatccAAGCCAACCAGGGCTAATATCGCACGTGGTGAAATTGGTTATTGACTCGAAATCGGAGGAAGAAACAGATCTAGATGCCATCCGAGCTGCGAAGCTGCCCCGGGCCCTGCGCAGGCAGTTTAGCTGGTGGAGTGTTGTCCCCAtgggccaaggttgcaggttccatgcCCAGTCGGGGCGcacacaagaaccaaccaatgaatgcatgaagaGGTGGAACAGCAAGCCCagcaagtcgatgtttctctctcgctctcaaatcaacacataatttaaaaaattaaaaagttaatttttgaaaCACTAACCCAGAAAAGCTGGACGTGGTGGAAATACCCGGTCAGAAGAGAATATCCACCATCACAACGGCAGAAGATGTAATCGATCAAATATCAAAGTTGgcccaggccaaaaaaaaaaaggaacaaaatctcCCTTGTAAAACTGACGTAGAAAAATCACTGATCTCCATGGGAGAAGAAATTctatcaattaaaaatgaaaacaaaaaaaaataacctgTTCATTCCTTTGTATAGAAAGTTGATCAAGGAATTAAATCAACTGAGGTAGATCACGGAATTATTTTACTCTGGAAATGTATTCCAGagtaaaaattcataaaaattcataaatgttGGTATAATTCTGAActaaaaatgtttgtatttctcAACCCAGTGGGGCGAGATGGGAGTGGAAATGGTGGGTTTAAAACTGGGATCTCAGGACGCCCTGAAACTGTGCATGTGCATGCGCACAGGTGTGGGTCCACAGCCCTCCACCCAGGGCACCTGGCAcctcctgtcctcccctcccaggggGGATCAGTGGGGCCATTGTGACCCTCACAGGATTCTGGTAGCCTCATAATGTCCCCCTGAGGTCACCACACAGATAAGcttcccaccccctgctcccgaGGCACAAGTCTGCTGAGGCCAACCGTGGGTGCTCACCCTTGGCCCTCCTCCTGGCCACTCAGAGGAAGGCTTGAGCGGGAGCCCTAGGAGGAAGCCTCTGAGGGAAACAGAGACTGGGCCGCATCTCACCCACAGAGGAGCCAGCTTTTGCAGTTTTCCAGCCGCCATCCTGGAGGTCCTCGCGCCCAGTCCCCTTCAGCCACCCGAGGAAGAGATGCAGAAAGACACTTTGATGCCACCTTCCTCTGTGCCCTCGGCCTCAAACAGTGCCCTCGGTGCAGGCCAGCAGGCCAGTGTGTCGGGAGCCCCTAGCAAGAACGAGACTGTGCACCGTGCCTGCCCCAAAGCCTGCAGAAAGCCCAGCATATGCACGGTGATCCTGGAGGTTATGGCAGACAAGGGGGGACGCAGCCGCGTGTCGCTGGCCACCCTGAAGAAAGCTCTCATCACCACAGGCTACGACATGACCCGCAACGCCTGGCGCTTCAAGAAAGTGCTCAAGAGGCTGGTGGACAAGGGCATCCTCAAGCAGGTGACCAGCAAGGGGACCTCAGGCTCCTTCCGCATGAACAAGAAGCAGGCCTCCAAGTTCAAGCTCGAGGCCAAAGGACGGGGGCAGCAGAAGCAGTGCCGGTCTGGGCAGCGCCGGTCTGGGCAGCAAAGGTTTCTACTGAGCTCCAAACAGGGACACAGGCGGCTAATCAAGGGGGCTCGCAGGGCGGCCAAATGCCGCCGCAATTAGTGAGGCAGGCCCAGAGAAACAAGCAGAGGGGCCAAGCCCGCCGCAGGCTCAGAGCAGTGGCAATAAAAGGAGCCTAACTTATTTAACTCCTGCCTCCTGGAGTCTCTGGGGCTcgagggagtggggaaggaagagcGCTGGGGCATGGAGGCGGGgtgaggccccagggaggggaaACCTGGGCAAATTAAGGGCGAGATGGATTTGGGAAGGGCTGCGTGAATGGGAAACACCCAGAAGCATGAGCTGGTCTCACCACACCACAGGCGAAGCAACTGAGGCCAGAAAGGGTCACAGTACTTGTGCGGCAGAACCCGGGCTGGAGCCCAAGCGTCGGACCCACAGCCAAGTGGGTGTAAGTGTGAGTGTGCCGAAAGTCcctcaagctgcttttccaatCTTTTCCCCCAGAGTGGcaggagacccccccccccccgcaagcctGACAaggtcccctcccctgccccatcccctgtTAGGCTCTTCTGTGGAGACCGAAAACATCAGAAGACCAAGCCAGGATAAGTGAGGCCCAGCATCCACCCAGCCCAGCACCAGATTTCAGAGGCCAAGGGTGGCCCCCACCTCCCAATAATCTGGTCTGTCTGTGCTACTCATGGAGGCTGGTGGGTCCCTCCTGGCGGGGTCAGAGGCTCCCGACCAGCCCCCAGCTTCCACCCTTACTCACTCAGAGGTGGCCAGGTCTCTCTTCAGCCTGTGGAAAAGCAGGGAAAGAGATTACCTGTTATCCACACCCccctcctggtgccaggcagGACCTGAGCCCTGAGTCACCTAGAAAGGGCTCCCCTCCTTTTCTGGCTGAGTACCCCACTCCCTGGGCAGTCTGGGTCCCCACACAGTACAAGAGCCACCAGGACTCCAAGACCAAGCGCCAGCCTTagtgccctccctgccctctgccccagcacTCACCGTCCCTCCCGTCGGCAGCACATGACATAGGCCAGCAGCAGGGTGAGCAGCAGGGCCACCAGCAGAGGCACCAGGAGGGTGACCAGGGCATCGGTCAGGAAGTCCCTGGCTGTGGCCTCAGTGGGCGGGCAGAAGAAGGGGTCACGTTCCAGGATCCCATCGCCTGGGGTGGGCACCTCGTCTGCGGGCTCTGGCACCGACTTATCCACCTGCTCAGAGAGCCCAGGGCTGACCCAGGAGCAGCTGGCTGGACACAGAGACCCCCCACCCAGGGGACCAGGGCAGGGATTTGGGGTGCCACTACCAACTACCCCATGCAACAGgtttcctgcctgcctctcccagctcagGTGACCCAGCAAGACAAGCACTGGACTGGGAGCCAGGAGAGAGAGTTTCAGAGGCAGGACCACGCGGTGGTCGGAGCACAGCTCCAGGGTCCGACTGTCTGGGGTTGAATCCCAACTCAGACAAGTGCTTACTCCTGAAGGTGCTTCAGCGTCCTAACCTGTACAGTTGGAACACTACTGGTACCTGTCTCCTGGGGTACTTGTAAGAATAAAACGGGTGGAATGCTAGAGCCCACCCAGCACCTAGCCAGTTACCAGCCCCTGGCGGCGCTATTGGTCAGTTCCCAGGAAGACAGAGAGCACTAGGGACCTCAGATACCTCCGCTCAACAACCGAAGAACAGTGGTGAGCGTCTCTGATTTATAAGATGGGCCGCAGGCAGATTTGCTCAATGACACCTTAGAAGGAAGCAGACAGCTGTTTGCTTTTGGTGGGGTAAGGGTTTTGGAACCGCATTGTGGGAGTGATTGTTAAGGGACTTCAGGAGCCagagagccctgggttgtggactCTGTCGCCCTCTTGTGGTAGATGgtggaagagtgtgtgtgtgtggtgggggggagggaggcggagagagagagagagaaaggagaatcagagagatgggaagaggggagggatcGGACGGTGATGGAGCCGTGTCGAATCCCCACCGGGAGCCAGGGTCTCTCCTCACCAGGGACACATTGCACCAGTCCACTCGGAAGTGAGATGCCAAGGTGTCATAGCAGGACAGAAGTGGAGGCTGGCCCTGGGCACAGCGAGCATGGCTGTCGGGAGAGGCCACCATCTTCAGGCAGGTGGAAAATGGTGAGGCAGAGCCCACCTTGATGTATACCCTGGGCCCAGAGAGAAGCGCTGTTAGCAAATAGGGAGGGCACAGGAGGGTGGAGTTCAAGGTAACACGGGCTTGGgtgcaggaaggaaaagagggagatgCGGGGGTGGCTGGAAGGAGGTGGACAGTGGAGTGAAACTGGGAGGTGTAGACGGGCCTAGGGAGGCATGTCCGAAAGTTTCCTAGTAAGCATCTTTGCCACGAGCATATTCTCTGTGAACTAATTGACTAAGGCGATTGGACTGTTTGGCAGTTTGGTTTACTCCAGCAGACCTAATGCACTTTGTcagtttggttttatttctccaCTGACAAAGTTCTCCCAGAATTCCCATTTTGATATAAATCTTAGTCCTCCTAATGGTCCGTACAGTGCCAAGTACACGTGGTGGGCTGAAGACAGCGGGTAATAACAACTACCTGTGGAGCCAGGCCGCAAAGGTCCGTGCAAAGCTAGACTGTGTACTCTACTGGAAAGTGACCACATCGCAGTTTGCAAATCCTTCGGTGATCACAGTCGTCCTTCCCACCTCTCAGAACCAACCGTTTACCCAGCTATGCAAATATAAAAGAGGCACCGCTAATTCACAGGTCTTTAAGAGCATTATTGATTCTTTAGTTGGAAACtgatgcctctttttttttttaagattttattcacttatttttagagagaggggaagggaaggagaaagaagggaaagaaacatcaatgtgtagttgcctctcacgcatcctctcctggggacctggcccacaacccaggcatgtgctct
This window of the Desmodus rotundus isolate HL8 chromosome 9, HLdesRot8A.1, whole genome shotgun sequence genome carries:
- the LOC112316407 gene encoding histone H1.9-like, yielding MQKDTLMPPSSVPSASNSALGAGQQASVSGAPSKNETVHRACPKACRKPSICTVILEVMADKGGRSRVSLATLKKALITTGYDMTRNAWRFKKVLKRLVDKGILKQVTSKGTSGSFRMNKKQASKFKLEAKGRGQQKQCRSGQRRSGQQRFLLSSKQGHRRLIKGARRAAKCRRN